GCACGTGCAGTTGATGCCGGTGTGTCCGTTCCCGGGGCGGCACGGCTGGGGGTACGAGGGGGTGTCGCTGTGGGCGGTGCACGAGCCGTACGGCGGCCCTGAGGCGCTGAAACGATTCGTGGACCGGGCGCACGCGCTCGGACTCGGTGTCGTCCTGGACGTCGTACACAACCACTTGGGCCCGTCGGGCAACTATCTGCCCGCCTTCGGGCCGTACTTCACCGACGCGCATCACACGCCGTGGGGTTCGGCGGTGAACCTGGACGCGCCGGGCTCGGACGAGGTGCGCGCGTTCCTCGTCGGCAGTGCGCTGGCGTGGCTGCGGGACTACCGGATCGACGGGCTGCGGCTGGACGCGGTGCACGCGCTGCACGACACGCGCGCGTGCCACTTTCTGGAAGAGCTGTCGGCGGCCGTGGACGGCCTCGCCGAGGAGGTGGGCCGGCCGCTGTTCCTGGTCGCCGAGTCGGACCTGAACGACCCGCGGCTGATCACCCCGCGCGCGGAGCACGGGCTCGGGCTGCACGCGCAGTGGAACGACGACTTCCACCACGCCCTGCACACCGCGCTGACGGGCGAGTCGCGGGGCTATTACGCGGACTTCGCCGAGGCTCCCTTCGCCGCGCTGGCCAAGACCCTGACCGGCGGTTACTTCCACGACGGCACGTACTCGAGCTTCCGGGGCCGGCGCCACGGGCGCCCGCTGGACCGCTCGCGGGTGGCCGCGCACCGGCTGCTCGGTTACGGCCAGACCCACGACCAGGTCGGCAACCGCGCCCAGGGCGACCGGCTGTCCGCCCACCTCTCCCCCGGTCTGCTGGCCTGCGCGGCGACGCTGACACTGACCTCGCCGTTCACGCCGATGCTGTTCATGGGCGAGGAGTGGGCGGCGGGCACCCCCTGGCAGTTCTTCACCGACCACACCGACCGGGAGCTGGCCGAGGCGGTACGGCGGGGCCGGCGGCGGGAGTTCGCTGCGCACGGCTGGGCCGAGGAGGACGTACCGGACCCGCAGGACCCGGCGACGAGGGACCGCTCCGTGCTGGACTGGTCGGAACCGCAACGCGAGCCCCACGCGCGCGTGCTCGCCTGGTACCGGCGCCTGATCGCACTCCGGCACGAACAGCCGGACCTCACCGATCCCGACCTGGCCGACACGAAGGTGGCGTACGAGGAGCACGCCCGCTGGCTGGCCTTGCGACGCGGTGACGTACTGGTGGCGGTGAACCTCGGCAAGGAACCGGCGGCGATCCCCCTGGGCACCCGCCCCGCGGTGGTCCTGGCGGCCTGGGAGCCGGTCGGAACCCCGGGCCCGGACGGCCTGCTCCAGGTACCCGCCGAGTCCTGCGTGGTGCTGGCGCAGCCCTGAGCGGGACGAAGCGGCCGCCCGAGGGCCGTGCCCGGAGCCAACGCGACTCCGGGCAGGCTCCCGGCAGGCGTCGAGCCGTCCCGGGCTCGGGGTGACGTCCGGTCCCCGAGGCCACCGACCTCCACGGCACCGCCCCCCGGGATCCGGAGCCGCCCGGCGCGCGGTCTACAAGACGGCAGGGATGCACGCGGCCTCCAAGGCACGCCTGGATCAGCGCTCTTGCTGGTCGGCTCCGGGGCCATCACAGCCTCCCGGCCATCGGCACGGCAGGGTCGACACACGGTCGTCAGCCCTGCCGTCCGACCCGCGTCGACCAAAGGCGCACCGCCGGCGATCTCGGGCTCCCGGGCCTCCGGGCCTCCGAGGGCCGACAGGACGGCCACCCACCACCCATACCCCAAGCGCGGCCGGCACATCGGCGCCCCGCGACTCCACCCCCCGGTCCTGTGACCACTCCCCGCGTCTCCACAGCCTCCCGGCCACCGGCCCGGCAGGGCCGGCGCGCTGTGTCCGGCGGTCCGGGGCGCGTCGGCGATCGGGGCGCCGTAGGACCTGCAGGCGTCCTCCGGGTCCTCTGGTGGTGGCAGCCTGACGCGGCCTTCGTCCACGGCCACGGGGCAACATGCCTCGCCGGTGCGAGACGGGGCGCCGTCGCGGGCCATGACTGCCCGGGGGTGGTGACGCCTCCCGGGCCGTCGGGCTGTCGCCCTGACCCGGCGTCCGAAACGCCCGCTTCGGCGTCCTACGGCTCCGCCTCGTCCTCCTTGAAGTCCGTCAGGCGTTCCAGCAGGATCGGCTCCCAGGCGCGGTCCAGTTGGGTGCGCAGGAGCGGGAGGGGGCTGTCGTCGCGGCCCTCGATGCGGTCGGTGAGGCGGATGACGGTGTCGCAGCGGGCCAGCCACAGGCCGCGCAGACAGGGCCGGGCGCCGTAGCCGGCGAGGGTGGCCGCGCGTACCGCCGCGCCGGAGCCGACCGCGAGGACGAGCCCCGCGATGTCCTCGGCGGGGTCGCCGAGGGCCGCGTCGGTCCAGTCGAGGACGCCGCGCACCCTGCCGTCGGTGCCGACCACCAGATGCTCGCCCTTGAGGTCGTGGTGGACGAGCACGGCGGTACCGGGCTGGGCGGTGAGCTGGGCCGCGGCGGGCGGGGTCAGCTGGTGCAGCCGGGCGGCGTCGAACTCGTCGGCGGCGTCGAGCCGTTCGGCCGCGTGTACGGCCATGCGGCGCAGCGCCTCCAGGGACCGCGGCGCGGTGCGCGGCACGCCGAGCCCCTCGGCCTGCCGTGCGGGCACCGCGCGCAGCCCGGTGAGCAGCCCGGCGAGGTCGGCCTCGCCGACGGCGGAGACGTCGTGCTCCTCGGCGGTACCGCCGGGCAGCACGGTGTCGAGCGTGTAGCCGAGGCCCGGTGCCCACTCACCGTGCGCCACGCTGGCCGGGACGGCGACGGGGAGGTGCGGCCGTACCACATCGCGCAGGCGCAGTTCGCGGCGCTGACGCAGGGAGGCCTCACGGTCGGGGGCGAGCCGCAGCACATGGCGGGTGCCGACCCACCACGTGGAGTGCTCGCCGCCCTCCGTCACGGGCCGCACATCGGGTCCCCCGGTGCCGTCGCCGCCCTCCTTGAGCAGCGAACGGACCAGTCTGCGGACGGTGTCCGCGGTGGGTGTCGGTGCCTGGGTCATGGGTCGCGCGTCGCCGTTCCGGGATGTCGTGGAGCGTGTGTCTCCTGGGTCTCGCGGTGCTCTCTCAGTCCACTATGACCATCTCGCGTGTCGTGTTGTTGAGCCGGCGGCCACCGTCCTCGGTCACCGTGACGATGTCCTCGATGCGCACCCCGAACCGGCCCGGCAGGTAGATGCCGGGCTCGACGGAGAAGCACATGCCGGGCACGAGGGGCTGTTCCTCGCCCTCGATCATGTACGGCGGCTCGTGCGTGGTGACGCCGATGCCGTGCCCGGTGCGGTGGATGAAGTGCGCGCCGTATCCGGCGTCGGTGATCACCGCGCGGGCGGCCCGGTCCACCTCCTGGCAGGCCACGCCGGGCCGTACGGCCTGGTAGCCCGCCTCCTGGGCGTCGCGCACGATGTCGTGCACCCGGCGCTCCTCCTCGCTGGGCTCGCCCACGTGGACCGTGCGGGTGGTGTCGGAGCCGTAGCCGTCCTTCAGGCCGCCGAAGTCCAGGACGACCATGTCGCCGCGCTGGATGACGCGGTCGCCGACCTCGTGGTGCGGGTTGGCGCCGTTGGGGCCCGAGCCGACGATGGTGAAGTCGACCTGGGAGTGGCCGAAGCGGCGCAGCAGGCCGGCGAGGTCGTGGCCGACGTCGGACTCGCGGCGGCCGGC
Above is a genomic segment from Streptomyces fodineus containing:
- the treZ gene encoding malto-oligosyltrehalose trehalohydrolase gives rise to the protein MQFEVWAPQADRVTLHCEGGTRALTRDPERAGWWTGEAKAAEGARYGFALDDGPVLPDPRSRRQPDGPDGLSAVVDHGRYAWRTQWAGRALPGAVLYELHVGTYTPEGTLDAAAGRLEHLAELGVTHVQLMPVCPFPGRHGWGYEGVSLWAVHEPYGGPEALKRFVDRAHALGLGVVLDVVHNHLGPSGNYLPAFGPYFTDAHHTPWGSAVNLDAPGSDEVRAFLVGSALAWLRDYRIDGLRLDAVHALHDTRACHFLEELSAAVDGLAEEVGRPLFLVAESDLNDPRLITPRAEHGLGLHAQWNDDFHHALHTALTGESRGYYADFAEAPFAALAKTLTGGYFHDGTYSSFRGRRHGRPLDRSRVAAHRLLGYGQTHDQVGNRAQGDRLSAHLSPGLLACAATLTLTSPFTPMLFMGEEWAAGTPWQFFTDHTDRELAEAVRRGRRREFAAHGWAEEDVPDPQDPATRDRSVLDWSEPQREPHARVLAWYRRLIALRHEQPDLTDPDLADTKVAYEEHARWLALRRGDVLVAVNLGKEPAAIPLGTRPAVVLAAWEPVGTPGPDGLLQVPAESCVVLAQP
- a CDS encoding phosphotransferase family protein, with protein sequence MTQAPTPTADTVRRLVRSLLKEGGDGTGGPDVRPVTEGGEHSTWWVGTRHVLRLAPDREASLRQRRELRLRDVVRPHLPVAVPASVAHGEWAPGLGYTLDTVLPGGTAEEHDVSAVGEADLAGLLTGLRAVPARQAEGLGVPRTAPRSLEALRRMAVHAAERLDAADEFDAARLHQLTPPAAAQLTAQPGTAVLVHHDLKGEHLVVGTDGRVRGVLDWTDAALGDPAEDIAGLVLAVGSGAAVRAATLAGYGARPCLRGLWLARCDTVIRLTDRIEGRDDSPLPLLRTQLDRAWEPILLERLTDFKEDEAEP
- a CDS encoding aminopeptidase P family protein, translated to MTGSTPARTPALFTAADYRGRMERAVRSAADAGLAGLLVAPGPDMVWLTGYTPTAVTERLTALVLTPGHDPVLVVPTLEAPDAEHATGASALTLRDWTDGKDPYAVTAALLDGHGRYGISDNTWAMHLLGLQRTLPDSSYASLTDALPMLRAVKDAAELELLAAAGAAADATFEEIRKVPFAGRRESDVGHDLAGLLRRFGHSQVDFTIVGSGPNGANPHHEVGDRVIQRGDMVVLDFGGLKDGYGSDTTRTVHVGEPSEEERRVHDIVRDAQEAGYQAVRPGVACQEVDRAARAVITDAGYGAHFIHRTGHGIGVTTHEPPYMIEGEEQPLVPGMCFSVEPGIYLPGRFGVRIEDIVTVTEDGGRRLNNTTREMVIVD